In the Streptomyces formicae genome, one interval contains:
- a CDS encoding helix-turn-helix domain-containing protein, which translates to MTATDTEPNDTLRAVRIGMRMSQEDLARALRRAGEETGEANEASKRLVQRWEAGVSRSPRGVYVRALERVTGRSIEELGFTLAVMARVHDDGAGGHDLEPGPEGVAAASGGTDAVTEAQGQYGGVWLSRYEYYSSGRDRSYEGKHYVVLVQSGNRLTVRSLPGASSNPDSPLSIDLTVDQSVVTGSWTEQTAPGGYYQGARYHGAVQLLVEPTGRRMAGKWVGFGKEFDVNTGPWELLLMDPSTRKATLERYSRPPE; encoded by the coding sequence ATGACAGCCACGGACACGGAGCCGAACGACACCCTGCGCGCCGTCCGCATCGGCATGCGCATGAGCCAAGAAGATCTGGCCCGGGCCCTGCGTCGGGCAGGTGAGGAGACGGGGGAGGCCAACGAAGCCAGCAAGCGGCTGGTGCAGCGTTGGGAGGCCGGAGTCAGCCGATCCCCCCGGGGCGTGTACGTGAGGGCCCTGGAGCGCGTCACAGGACGCTCCATCGAGGAGCTCGGGTTCACACTGGCTGTCATGGCGCGAGTGCACGACGACGGAGCTGGGGGACACGACCTGGAACCCGGTCCGGAAGGCGTGGCCGCAGCGTCCGGCGGCACCGATGCGGTGACCGAGGCTCAGGGGCAGTACGGGGGAGTCTGGCTGTCCAGGTACGAGTACTACTCGTCCGGCCGGGACCGTTCGTACGAGGGCAAGCACTACGTCGTGCTGGTGCAGTCCGGCAACCGGCTCACGGTGCGGAGTCTTCCCGGGGCGTCCAGCAATCCGGACAGTCCGCTCTCCATCGACCTGACGGTGGACCAGTCCGTCGTCACCGGATCGTGGACGGAGCAGACGGCTCCTGGTGGCTACTACCAGGGAGCCCGGTATCACGGGGCCGTCCAGCTCCTGGTGGAGCCGACCGGGCGCAGGATGGCCGGGAAGTGGGTCGGGTTCGGGAAGGAGTTCGATGTGAACACCGGGCCGTGGGAGCTGCTGCTCATGGATCCGTCGACCCGCAAGGCGACGCTGGAGCGCTACAGCCGACCCCCTGAGTAG
- a CDS encoding protein kinase domain-containing protein, with the protein MADTLTELPSEVEAVVRPRAMRVVADRRGSMVWDAESPHGRVAVKVGYAVDGKRGYTALAPAREASVLRALGRPHIAYGTWERGTFSVQPWYDGVALWPLWEYRRKGPQAPIDYETAAQCAEALNRLHSDGWVHGDMQPAHLIADGGIVHLIDLAFAHGGSVNSRYDFPYPGCLVHYEAPEISRAVLATGTATPSPAADVYALGASLLISATGIRPMEYPDHAEREEQRQAVVDNKRRPFDLPGSFGVMVDRMLSYEPYDRPALSEVVAEFRAATKGEPKGKAPTGADPAASPPGRPVGVDPRGGGRG; encoded by the coding sequence ATGGCTGACACCCTCACGGAGTTGCCGTCGGAGGTCGAGGCGGTCGTGCGGCCTAGGGCCATGAGGGTCGTTGCCGACCGGCGCGGCTCCATGGTGTGGGATGCCGAGTCGCCTCACGGCCGGGTAGCGGTGAAGGTCGGGTACGCCGTCGACGGGAAGCGCGGGTACACAGCTCTCGCCCCCGCTCGCGAGGCATCCGTTCTGCGCGCCCTGGGAAGGCCGCACATCGCCTACGGCACATGGGAGCGGGGCACGTTCAGCGTGCAGCCCTGGTACGACGGGGTGGCCCTCTGGCCTCTCTGGGAGTACCGGAGGAAGGGCCCCCAGGCGCCCATCGACTACGAAACCGCAGCTCAGTGCGCGGAAGCCCTCAACCGGCTCCACAGCGACGGCTGGGTCCATGGCGACATGCAACCCGCCCACCTGATCGCGGACGGCGGCATCGTCCACCTCATCGACCTCGCGTTCGCACACGGCGGCTCGGTCAACTCCCGCTACGACTTCCCGTATCCGGGGTGCCTCGTCCATTACGAGGCACCCGAGATCTCCCGCGCCGTGCTGGCCACCGGCACGGCCACACCGTCCCCAGCGGCCGACGTGTACGCCCTGGGGGCGTCCCTGCTGATCTCTGCCACCGGCATCAGGCCGATGGAGTACCCGGACCACGCGGAGCGCGAGGAACAACGGCAGGCCGTCGTCGACAACAAGCGACGCCCGTTCGACCTACCGGGGTCCTTCGGCGTCATGGTCGACCGGATGCTGAGCTACGAGCCGTACGACCGCCCGGCTCTGTCGGAAGTGGTGGCGGAGTTCCGCGCAGCGACGAAAGGGGAGCCGAAGGGTAAGGCGCCCACCGGCGCGGACCCTGCCGCCTCACCTCCGGGGCGGCCGGTCGGCGTCGACCCGCGGGGCGGGGGTCGCGGGTGA
- a CDS encoding TetR/AcrR family transcriptional regulator, with product MGVVTAADRAPKQDRSRATRLKLLEAAVSCLAEHGWTGSTVSVVAERAGVSRGAAQHHFPTREDLFTAAVEYVAEQRSTALRELPAQDRAAVVAALVDLYTGPLFRAALHLWVAASNEPQLGSRVTELESRVGRETHRMAVELLGADESRPGVRETIQGFLDMARGLGLANLLTDDGARRERVVTQWTKLLDSAL from the coding sequence ATGGGCGTTGTGACCGCCGCCGACCGCGCGCCCAAGCAGGACCGCAGCCGCGCCACCCGCCTCAAGCTCCTGGAGGCCGCGGTGTCCTGTCTCGCCGAGCACGGCTGGACGGGCTCGACGGTCTCCGTGGTCGCCGAGCGCGCGGGCGTCTCGCGGGGCGCGGCCCAGCACCACTTCCCGACGCGCGAGGACCTCTTCACGGCGGCCGTGGAGTACGTCGCCGAGCAGCGCTCCACCGCGCTGCGGGAGCTGCCCGCGCAGGACAGGGCTGCGGTGGTCGCCGCGCTCGTCGACCTCTACACGGGCCCCCTCTTCCGCGCCGCGCTCCACCTGTGGGTGGCCGCGTCCAACGAACCCCAACTGGGCTCGCGCGTCACGGAACTGGAATCCCGCGTGGGCCGCGAGACGCACCGCATGGCGGTGGAACTCCTGGGCGCGGACGAGTCCCGCCCCGGCGTCCGCGAAACGATCCAGGGCTTCCTGGACATGGCGCGGGGCCTGGGCCTCGCGAACCTCCTGACGGATGACGGGGCGCGCAGGGAGAGGGTGGTGACCCAGTGGACAAAACTCCTGGACTCGGCCCTGTGA
- a CDS encoding enoyl-CoA hydratase family protein — MSLSVSSPARGVPTLTLDLPERRNALSADLVGALAEALGALGEDPGVRAVLLTHTGTTFCAGADLKDPPDPAAFVALLRQLVALPKPVIARVDGHVRAGGLGLLGACDMAVAGPASSFAFTEVRIGVAPAVISMPLLPRLDPGAASRYFLTGERFDGAEAARIGLVTAYAAEPDGTVQALLDGVREGAPVALAETKKLLTARVLDAFDDHSDAVIALAARLFGSAEAREGMAAFLERRERPWAL, encoded by the coding sequence ATGAGCCTGTCCGTCTCCTCACCCGCGCGCGGCGTCCCCACGCTCACCCTGGACCTGCCCGAGCGGCGCAACGCGCTCTCGGCGGACCTGGTGGGGGCCCTCGCGGAGGCGCTCGGCGCGCTGGGCGAGGACCCCGGCGTACGCGCGGTCCTGCTCACCCACACCGGCACGACGTTCTGCGCGGGCGCCGACCTGAAGGACCCGCCGGACCCCGCGGCCTTCGTGGCGCTGCTGCGACAGCTCGTCGCACTGCCCAAGCCGGTGATCGCCCGGGTGGACGGGCACGTGCGGGCGGGCGGGCTCGGTCTCCTCGGCGCCTGCGACATGGCGGTCGCGGGCCCCGCGTCCTCCTTCGCGTTCACGGAGGTGCGCATCGGGGTCGCGCCCGCCGTGATCTCCATGCCGCTGCTGCCCCGCCTCGACCCGGGCGCCGCGTCCCGCTACTTCCTCACGGGGGAGCGGTTCGACGGCGCGGAGGCGGCGCGGATCGGCCTCGTCACGGCGTACGCGGCCGAACCCGACGGCACGGTCCAGGCCCTCCTCGACGGGGTGCGCGAGGGCGCCCCCGTGGCCCTGGCCGAGACGAAGAAGCTGCTCACGGCTAGGGTGCTCGACGCATTCGACGACCACTCGGACGCCGTCATCGCCCTGGCCGCGCGGCTCTTCGGCTCCGCCGAGGCCCGGGAGGGGATGGCGGCGTTCCTCGAACGACGGGAGCGCCCATGGGCGTTGTGA